From a single Shewanella denitrificans OS217 genomic region:
- a CDS encoding IS110-like element ISSde4 family transposase: MKITTVGLDIAKSVFHFVGVNKAGKLVKKKMIKRKDLLHFLAQIEPCLVVMEACGGANYWAREFEKVGHQVKLIAPQYVVPYRQGNKNDYNDALAIAEAAQRPNMRFVQPKPAEQQDIQMLHRMRERLSKQSTALVNQVRGMLAEYGIVITKGKASFRSKLPDILENADNELTAKGRSIFYQLYEEFNGIEERLKRCDNQVQQETKNNHVCQRLESVPGIGPVTATAFYAAVGEGKDFTNGRHFSAWCGLVPKQHSSGGKDNLLGISKRGNAYLRTLFIHGARAVLYHSDGKGDRFSRWAIALAERRGFNRACVAVANKLARIAWVIAAREDEYRMAV, encoded by the coding sequence ATGAAGATTACTACAGTTGGTTTAGATATCGCAAAGTCTGTTTTTCATTTTGTTGGTGTAAACAAAGCGGGAAAACTAGTCAAAAAGAAGATGATAAAGCGTAAAGACTTGCTCCACTTTCTTGCTCAGATAGAGCCCTGCCTGGTCGTCATGGAAGCCTGTGGTGGAGCAAATTACTGGGCAAGGGAATTTGAGAAAGTAGGCCATCAAGTCAAATTAATAGCACCTCAGTATGTTGTTCCCTACAGGCAGGGAAATAAAAATGACTATAACGATGCACTTGCTATAGCGGAAGCAGCCCAAAGACCTAACATGCGCTTTGTACAACCTAAGCCCGCAGAGCAACAAGATATTCAGATGTTACACCGAATGAGAGAAAGGCTTAGCAAGCAGTCTACTGCACTGGTTAATCAGGTCAGAGGAATGCTCGCTGAGTACGGGATTGTCATCACAAAAGGAAAAGCGTCTTTTAGGTCAAAACTGCCAGATATTCTAGAAAACGCCGACAATGAGTTAACCGCCAAAGGTAGAAGCATTTTCTATCAACTGTACGAAGAGTTTAACGGTATCGAGGAGCGGCTTAAACGCTGTGACAATCAGGTGCAGCAAGAGACGAAGAACAATCATGTATGTCAGCGTTTAGAAAGTGTACCAGGTATCGGTCCTGTAACAGCAACTGCATTTTATGCCGCAGTAGGAGAAGGCAAAGACTTTACTAATGGCAGGCATTTTTCTGCATGGTGCGGCCTAGTGCCAAAACAGCACAGCAGTGGCGGTAAAGATAATTTGCTGGGGATCAGTAAACGCGGCAATGCTTATCTTCGAACTTTATTTATCCATGGAGCAAGAGCTGTCCTTTACCATAGTGATGGTAAAGGAGATAGATTTAGTCGCTGGGCAATAGCACTTGCAGAAAGGCGAGGATTTAACAGAGCTTGCGTTGCAGTGGCTAACAAGCTAGCGCGAATAGCATGGGTCATTGCAGCAAGAGAGGATGAATATCGGATGGCAGTATAA
- a CDS encoding RDD family protein — MRTPEHANAPRASFMRRLGAAVYDLLLAVAVYMFSGALGFGVFFLLTSSGMIAMAGHEHISDLLNATPLYHGLYQLWLVLCVGSFYALFWSRGGQTLGMRAWRLKVQHPNGQNLSFITACARVIWSLLGLGNLWILINPDKLALQDSLTRSEVVLLSIEENQMRNWHGA; from the coding sequence ATGAGAACCCCTGAACACGCCAATGCCCCCAGAGCCAGTTTTATGCGCCGTTTAGGCGCCGCGGTATACGACTTATTGCTGGCAGTCGCAGTGTATATGTTCTCTGGCGCCCTAGGCTTTGGTGTTTTTTTCCTGTTAACCTCATCTGGAATGATTGCCATGGCGGGCCATGAGCATATTTCCGATTTGTTGAACGCCACCCCCCTGTATCACGGCCTATATCAATTGTGGCTCGTCTTGTGTGTGGGTAGTTTTTACGCCCTGTTTTGGAGCCGAGGAGGACAAACCTTAGGCATGCGCGCCTGGAGACTTAAAGTGCAACACCCCAACGGGCAAAACTTAAGTTTCATTACCGCTTGCGCCCGAGTGATATGGTCATTATTAGGATTGGGTAATCTGTGGATTTTAATTAATCCCGATAAACTGGCCTTGCAAGACAGTTTAACTCGCTCAGAAGTGGTGTTATTGAGCATAGAAGAAAACCAGATGCGCAACTGGCACGGTGCTTAA
- a CDS encoding substrate-binding periplasmic protein produces the protein MHLFKFSLLFNFAIFYCLFSNSSLAETVLNYNVNGSNSWYPYSIANNLQEPGILSESIPKILAMAKIKSKVNNFPPKRTNQALKNGDLDFDVVSPSWFAGEEINPQFVQSIPIMPIVENIIVLPENAAKWQSLSAIKGQPIGTVFGYLYKDDADFVRVDFKSERELILALQKGRIEAAISGDYPARYWAKKLDLPISLAAIHSSGDLVIRLRKEHSHLLPSINSAIQTLKQSVEIQRVIDKYTQNMAP, from the coding sequence TTGCATTTATTCAAATTTTCTTTACTGTTCAATTTTGCGATCTTTTATTGCCTATTTTCAAACTCAAGTCTGGCCGAAACCGTACTTAATTATAATGTTAACGGTTCAAATAGCTGGTACCCCTATTCCATTGCTAATAATCTACAAGAGCCTGGGATCCTTAGCGAGAGTATTCCCAAAATACTCGCTATGGCTAAGATAAAATCTAAGGTAAACAACTTTCCTCCTAAACGGACTAACCAAGCACTTAAAAATGGCGATCTGGATTTCGATGTTGTCAGTCCTAGCTGGTTTGCAGGGGAGGAGATTAACCCGCAATTTGTGCAGTCGATTCCAATTATGCCCATCGTCGAGAACATCATAGTATTGCCTGAAAACGCTGCCAAGTGGCAGTCATTATCGGCGATAAAGGGTCAGCCAATAGGCACAGTGTTTGGCTACTTATATAAGGATGACGCTGACTTTGTTCGAGTGGATTTCAAATCTGAACGAGAGCTTATCCTCGCATTGCAAAAAGGCAGAATTGAAGCCGCCATATCAGGGGATTATCCTGCGCGCTATTGGGCCAAAAAATTAGATTTACCCATTAGTTTAGCGGCCATTCATTCCAGCGGCGATCTGGTGATACGCCTAAGAAAAGAGCATAGCCATTTATTACCTTCAATTAATAGCGCGATTCAAACACTCAAACAAAGCGTTGAAATACAGCGCGTTATCGATAAATACACCCAAAATATGGCACCATAA
- a CDS encoding DUF3541 domain-containing protein, translated as MKPLFSLVLGLSLVMTPLVHAKEPTTPISKQEQTKSVPLDRAAIEASFKADAELIRNTYEPKLFSFPAYVIGHYGLRMYRQTLDPKYAMSVWMDMARLTTRLDKFEAEVHTPEQIQKYIDKRIGAYEAIYGKRGKRGQLRYKVTKKMPEYLFVALDLLSPLARANEYGLKHKNDAKFREILRRYDFKKFATNKDMIRAWAAQLANQVYWLRQMGEQDVVDDFIKAFKKTYPDSKDKKLSKKQFNNKIYGMTHIIFAASEYYKKPVSQQEFQWIFDYYRKHFDYIAANSTKDVVAEVGINFLLAGLEDDPVVFKARQTVQSYIDRKHCMVPSPRGNPDLISGEHRNTLSIMLLDWRGVHDAPTYQNNPKVFKEIPYGLEPL; from the coding sequence ATGAAACCATTGTTTTCCCTTGTACTTGGCTTAAGCCTTGTCATGACCCCCTTGGTACACGCCAAGGAGCCTACTACCCCCATTAGTAAGCAAGAGCAAACCAAGTCTGTCCCCCTTGATAGAGCCGCCATCGAAGCTAGCTTTAAAGCCGATGCAGAGCTTATTCGTAATACCTATGAGCCAAAGCTGTTTTCTTTTCCTGCTTATGTCATAGGTCATTACGGCTTAAGGATGTACCGACAAACCTTAGACCCTAAATATGCCATGTCAGTCTGGATGGACATGGCGCGCTTAACCACACGTTTAGATAAATTTGAAGCAGAAGTACACACACCAGAGCAAATTCAGAAATACATTGATAAGCGTATTGGCGCTTATGAAGCCATTTACGGCAAAAGAGGCAAGCGTGGCCAGTTAAGGTACAAGGTCACCAAGAAAATGCCTGAGTATCTTTTCGTTGCCTTAGACTTACTCAGTCCTTTGGCACGCGCCAACGAATACGGCCTAAAACACAAAAACGATGCTAAGTTTCGCGAAATCTTGCGTCGTTATGACTTTAAGAAGTTTGCCACTAACAAGGACATGATCAGAGCCTGGGCTGCTCAGCTGGCTAACCAAGTCTATTGGTTACGCCAAATGGGCGAGCAAGATGTGGTCGATGATTTTATTAAAGCCTTCAAAAAGACCTATCCAGACAGTAAAGATAAAAAACTGTCGAAGAAGCAATTCAACAATAAAATCTATGGCATGACACACATCATCTTCGCCGCTTCTGAATATTATAAGAAGCCGGTTTCGCAGCAAGAGTTCCAATGGATCTTCGATTATTATCGTAAGCACTTTGACTATATTGCTGCCAATTCAACCAAAGACGTGGTTGCGGAAGTAGGCATTAACTTCTTGTTAGCAGGATTGGAAGACGACCCTGTGGTATTTAAGGCTCGTCAAACCGTCCAAAGCTATATCGATAGAAAGCACTGCATGGTGCCTTCGCCAAGAGGTAATCCAGATCTTATCAGCGGTGAGCACAGAAATACATTATCAATCATGCTATTAGATTGGAGAGGCGTGCATGATGCCCCTACCTATCAAAACAACCCTAAAGTGTTTAAAGAAATACCTTATGGTTTAGAACCACTGTAA
- a CDS encoding DUF2913 family protein, giving the protein MPTEAVAQPLTYNQAMLVLAQAGLEALATSASQHKAKRTPAQESHFLCSWMVESLKEKRFSKLVADDLTQWIRDARSQGAGAQLPDLFSRIVRQYQVATSKTQDLGDALGQLIEAMKALDWLVITDSDIDTKLKLDGQGQSSLIISAKALAGHIANGELIKPISLYLRGDENVLAQQALAQGLIVSQGNKKTSLIKHHKAYILTPNNNLAQLCLLIK; this is encoded by the coding sequence GAAGCAGTAGCGCAACCTCTAACTTACAATCAAGCTATGCTCGTTTTAGCTCAGGCTGGGCTTGAGGCATTGGCTACTTCAGCATCCCAGCACAAAGCCAAGCGGACTCCTGCTCAAGAAAGCCATTTCCTCTGCAGTTGGATGGTTGAATCTTTAAAAGAAAAACGTTTCTCAAAGCTTGTCGCCGATGATCTCACCCAATGGATCCGCGATGCCAGAAGCCAAGGCGCAGGGGCACAGCTACCCGACCTATTCAGCCGCATAGTACGTCAGTATCAAGTGGCCACCAGCAAGACTCAAGATTTAGGTGACGCCCTAGGGCAACTCATCGAGGCCATGAAAGCGTTAGATTGGTTGGTGATCACTGACTCAGACATAGATACCAAGCTCAAGCTCGATGGCCAAGGTCAGTCTAGCCTGATTATTAGCGCAAAAGCCCTCGCAGGGCATATCGCCAATGGCGAACTCATCAAGCCCATAAGTTTGTACCTCAGAGGCGATGAAAATGTACTCGCACAGCAAGCGCTTGCCCAAGGATTAATCGTCAGTCAAGGCAATAAAAAGACTTCTTTGATTAAACATCATAAAGCCTATATTTTGACACCGAACAATAATTTGGCACAATTGTGCCTATTAATTAAATAA
- a CDS encoding DUF2960 domain-containing protein, producing MARTVSYTFKGKTKTMAFSYDKHHDLYEAVAEAEGIDLKGFLAMEQQIAMTSRKGAKAEKDYRKTEFARFGFTNIHFVRDEDE from the coding sequence ATGGCACGCACAGTTTCATACACCTTTAAAGGCAAAACTAAAACCATGGCCTTTAGCTATGACAAGCACCATGATTTATACGAGGCGGTAGCCGAAGCCGAAGGTATAGACTTAAAAGGTTTTTTGGCCATGGAGCAACAAATTGCTATGACCTCTAGAAAAGGCGCTAAGGCTGAAAAAGATTACCGTAAAACAGAATTTGCTCGCTTTGGTTTTACTAACATTCATTTTGTCCGCGACGAGGATGAATAA
- a CDS encoding GNAT family N-acetyltransferase, with product MSATLSITTVSLFIMQLRPIQITDWPDILAIQAQCYTELEPESLAVLQNKHLLGADTCLVILHNQRLVGYCLAHPWKEGVSIGLEQLLSPMAEPDCLYLHDIAILPQAQGLGIGKRVLSRLIDAAHGLGLTSLCLVAVQGAQGYWSRQGFSRQDATHSLASYPPGACAMRYRLSESFDTTAQQ from the coding sequence ATGAGCGCCACGCTTTCAATAACGACTGTCTCTCTATTCATCATGCAGCTGCGCCCTATACAGATAACGGATTGGCCTGACATTTTAGCCATTCAAGCTCAGTGCTACACAGAGCTTGAACCTGAATCATTAGCCGTATTGCAAAATAAGCACCTGCTGGGGGCCGACACCTGCCTGGTTATACTGCACAACCAGCGATTAGTGGGTTATTGCCTCGCGCACCCTTGGAAAGAAGGGGTAAGTATAGGTTTAGAACAGCTGCTCTCCCCCATGGCAGAGCCTGACTGCCTGTATTTACACGACATAGCAATATTGCCACAGGCTCAAGGTTTAGGCATAGGCAAACGGGTTCTTAGTCGATTAATCGATGCCGCCCATGGCTTAGGCCTCACAAGTCTTTGCTTAGTGGCAGTGCAAGGTGCCCAAGGTTATTGGAGTCGACAAGGATTTAGTCGGCAAGATGCAACACATTCATTAGCGAGTTATCCACCCGGCGCTTGCGCCATGCGTTATCGCTTGAGCGAGTCCTTCGACACAACCGCTCAACAATAG
- a CDS encoding HDOD domain-containing protein has translation MAISVTAEEKQILAGVTIPPRPQALLDISKEAKQEYPDVSKIAKAISEDVGISAAVLQVVNSVAFRRNNQISSIHQAVMTLGIKRIFPLVKAVAIKGALPENPMLNEFWQSSSMVASACTLYANLLGKANLSDNAYMLGLFHNAGVPVMLQAFPAYQALLMRGITEGWGEVASLEVQEFKTSHTTLGALLAQQWELPKPMVEVIYYLHDIDGIFTSGELSEVGLYLLAILKLARSSVDGVIRGECNTDEWLKIQDPLLAFLNLDEVQLDEFREEVAEKLRSEG, from the coding sequence ATGGCAATTTCAGTTACCGCAGAAGAAAAGCAAATATTGGCTGGGGTTACTATTCCGCCAAGACCGCAGGCATTACTGGATATATCCAAGGAAGCCAAACAGGAATACCCAGATGTGAGTAAAATTGCCAAGGCGATTTCTGAAGATGTGGGAATTTCTGCAGCAGTATTGCAGGTGGTGAACTCGGTGGCTTTTAGGCGAAACAATCAGATTTCATCGATTCATCAAGCTGTGATGACCTTAGGGATAAAGCGTATATTTCCTTTGGTCAAAGCCGTAGCCATCAAGGGGGCCTTGCCCGAAAACCCCATGTTGAATGAGTTTTGGCAATCATCCTCCATGGTCGCCAGTGCTTGTACCCTCTATGCTAATTTACTGGGTAAAGCTAACCTTAGCGATAATGCCTATATGTTGGGGCTATTTCACAACGCAGGTGTTCCTGTGATGCTGCAAGCCTTTCCCGCGTACCAAGCGCTCCTTATGAGAGGTATTACAGAAGGATGGGGGGAGGTCGCAAGCCTTGAAGTTCAGGAGTTTAAAACGTCTCATACAACCCTTGGGGCCTTACTGGCTCAACAGTGGGAGTTGCCCAAGCCCATGGTAGAGGTGATTTATTATCTCCATGACATTGACGGTATTTTTACTTCCGGTGAGTTGTCCGAGGTGGGCTTGTATTTATTAGCCATACTCAAGCTCGCTCGCTCCTCAGTGGATGGTGTCATAAGAGGGGAGTGCAACACCGATGAGTGGCTTAAAATTCAAGATCCTTTACTCGCATTCTTGAATCTGGATGAAGTTCAACTGGATGAATTCAGGGAGGAAGTGGCGGAGAAATTACGCAGTGAAGGCTAA